From a single Oceanobacillus kimchii X50 genomic region:
- a CDS encoding TVP38/TMEM64 family protein, translated as MYVMSVSLSNWRSFIREEGWEEFISQLLNQYEGLGPLPGILLPFLEAFLPFLPLIVFVLGNAAAYGLFQGFLYSWIGATVGAVVVFLLIRKLSNTRLLQKIRKNNQVKKITQWVDRHGFGPLFILLCFPFSPSSIINVVAGLSKINIYQFILAVCLGKTVMIFSISYVGSSIMEFAQNPVRTIIVGIGIVIFWMFGKYLEKRLQKKSAKNNM; from the coding sequence ATGTATGTCATGAGTGTTTCTCTATCGAATTGGAGAAGTTTTATTAGAGAAGAAGGTTGGGAAGAATTTATTTCCCAGCTCCTAAATCAGTATGAAGGACTAGGACCGTTACCAGGGATTTTATTACCGTTCCTAGAAGCTTTCTTACCTTTTTTACCGTTAATCGTATTTGTTCTTGGTAATGCTGCTGCTTATGGATTATTTCAAGGCTTTCTGTATTCATGGATTGGCGCAACTGTTGGAGCAGTTGTTGTATTTTTACTTATAAGAAAGCTCTCTAATACACGTTTACTACAAAAAATTAGAAAGAATAATCAAGTGAAAAAAATTACTCAATGGGTAGATAGACATGGATTTGGTCCGCTATTTATATTGCTGTGTTTCCCTTTTTCTCCTTCGTCCATAATTAATGTTGTGGCAGGATTGTCGAAGATTAACATATATCAATTTATATTAGCTGTCTGCTTAGGTAAAACGGTAATGATATTCTCCATTTCATATGTCGGCTCGAGTATAATGGAATTTGCTCAAAATCCAGTAAGAACAATAATTGTAGGTATAGGCATAGTGATTTTTTGGATGTTTGGTAAATACTTAGAAAAACGATTGCAAAAAAAATCAGCTAAAAATAATATGTGA
- the addB gene encoding helicase-exonuclease AddAB subunit AddB: protein MGMRFILGRSGTNKSEVILKEIKQKISTKPIGPSIFYIVPDQMTFQQEVALFSDSETNGSIRAQVVSFSRLAWRVLQETGGGTKQFISSVGIQMMLRKIIEEKQGDWNAFQKALKKQGFLGQLETMLTELKRYEITPDDLRMQQSHFTQFVHQSPSEQGLTRKLSDLIYIYETFIYSLQGTYVDSEDQLQLLIQQIKQSSILNNADIYIDGFHSFTPQEQSVLTELMKTSNSITVALTLDDREKEDTTELDLFYQPSQTYHVLKQLAWDTGIPVEDPIILDSLKGNFQNRPYFAHMEKYFDSRPAPAYEGEVPIEIFEAVHPRAEVEGVAQQVLELIRDKGYRYRDIALLIRQPEVYHNLIETIFNDYELPVFIDEKRPMLHHPLIELIRSILEVVQGNWRNDAIFRVLKTGLIPATDEEFPLTMDSIDQLENYVIEFGIRSRHQWIGEKIWKYQRFRGFDSSAQTDRERELQESMNRYRDQVISAIATVDEQLRAATTVKDLCIAVYQWLEELKIPDQLEVTRNYYDDQGLPEKGREQEQVWDAVIQLLDEMVEIAGEEKMDLSVFQVALDAGIETLQFSHVPPSMDHIIVGTIDRSRMSNIRCAFLLGVNEGVWPMKPTSDGMIDEAERLLLEQNGLKLADTSERQLLDDWFYMYLAFTVAKDRLKISYLLSDEEGKAKMPSQLIHRIEELFPATKNHILLQDPEDESNTRRFVSTELKSRSALTAQLAKFRKGYPIDPIWWEVYQWYVEHHPKGGTTHRVLQGLYYENKPESLQRDTVEQLYPKRIQASVSRIETYYRCSYQHFAKYSLNLEERRTYKLDAPDIGQLFHEALKKITEWIHAEGNDFATLTKSQSSKYANRAVTELSPVLQHQILHSSNRYAYIQKKLEEVIARAAFVLGEQARLSHFSPVGLELGFGDGNNQIPSLSMQLENGYELVLRGRIDRVDKAELENNLYLRIIDYKSSSKGLDLTEVYYGIALQMLAYLDVVLTHSEKWLGQQADPAGVLYFHVHNPMISAKGSMTEADIEEELFKQYKMQGLLLSNEEIVKMMDSSLETGSSQIIPAALKKNGGFYSYSKIADQSTFETLQKHIHQLLKSAGIDLTNGFVDVNPYQHKQQKACTYCPFHSVCQFDPVLEENNYRKFADIKENDLLQLFEREGENNG, encoded by the coding sequence ATGGGAATGCGGTTCATACTAGGACGTTCTGGGACAAATAAAAGTGAGGTAATTTTAAAGGAAATAAAACAAAAAATTTCTACCAAACCCATAGGACCTTCTATATTTTACATTGTTCCAGATCAAATGACATTTCAACAAGAAGTTGCTCTATTTAGTGATTCTGAAACAAACGGTAGTATTCGAGCACAAGTTGTTAGTTTTTCACGCTTAGCCTGGAGAGTATTACAGGAAACCGGCGGAGGTACAAAACAGTTTATAAGCTCCGTGGGTATTCAAATGATGCTAAGGAAGATTATTGAAGAGAAGCAAGGGGACTGGAATGCTTTTCAAAAAGCTCTAAAAAAACAGGGATTTCTTGGTCAACTAGAGACGATGTTAACTGAATTAAAACGCTATGAAATAACACCAGATGATCTACGGATGCAACAATCTCATTTCACACAGTTTGTGCATCAGTCACCATCTGAGCAGGGTCTCACGCGTAAACTTAGTGATTTAATTTATATTTATGAAACGTTTATATATTCCTTACAGGGCACATATGTAGATAGTGAAGATCAACTACAGTTGTTAATTCAACAAATTAAACAATCTTCTATATTAAATAATGCGGATATTTACATAGATGGTTTTCATAGTTTCACACCTCAGGAACAATCAGTACTTACAGAGTTAATGAAAACGAGCAATTCTATCACAGTTGCTTTAACATTAGATGATCGGGAGAAAGAGGATACAACTGAGCTAGATTTATTTTACCAACCAAGCCAAACGTATCATGTATTGAAACAATTAGCATGGGATACAGGGATTCCGGTAGAAGATCCGATCATATTAGATTCTTTGAAAGGGAATTTTCAAAATCGACCTTACTTTGCTCATATGGAAAAATATTTTGATTCTAGACCAGCACCAGCGTATGAAGGCGAAGTCCCGATTGAAATATTTGAAGCTGTCCATCCACGCGCAGAAGTAGAAGGGGTAGCCCAGCAAGTACTGGAATTAATTAGAGATAAAGGATACCGCTATAGAGACATTGCATTGTTAATACGACAACCAGAAGTTTATCATAATTTAATTGAAACTATTTTCAATGATTATGAACTTCCTGTATTTATTGACGAGAAACGTCCAATGCTTCATCATCCATTAATCGAATTAATTCGTTCCATATTAGAGGTTGTACAAGGAAATTGGAGAAATGATGCCATTTTTCGGGTTTTAAAAACAGGACTTATACCAGCTACAGATGAAGAATTTCCTCTAACTATGGACAGTATCGATCAATTAGAGAATTATGTTATTGAGTTTGGGATTCGATCTAGACATCAGTGGATTGGTGAAAAAATATGGAAATACCAGCGTTTTCGAGGATTTGATAGTTCTGCTCAAACAGATAGAGAAAGAGAATTACAAGAAAGTATGAATCGATATCGAGATCAAGTTATATCTGCTATTGCAACAGTTGATGAACAATTAAGGGCAGCAACCACTGTTAAAGATCTTTGTATAGCCGTGTATCAGTGGTTAGAAGAACTGAAAATTCCTGATCAACTAGAAGTAACCAGAAATTATTATGATGATCAAGGGTTACCTGAAAAAGGTAGGGAACAAGAACAAGTATGGGACGCTGTTATTCAACTATTAGATGAAATGGTAGAAATTGCAGGTGAAGAGAAGATGGACTTATCTGTTTTCCAAGTTGCTTTGGATGCAGGTATTGAAACGCTGCAATTTTCCCACGTACCCCCGAGTATGGATCATATTATTGTAGGGACAATCGATCGATCCCGAATGAGTAATATTCGTTGTGCTTTTCTATTAGGAGTAAATGAGGGTGTTTGGCCAATGAAACCAACATCTGATGGAATGATTGATGAAGCAGAGCGTTTATTACTTGAACAAAATGGATTGAAGTTAGCTGATACAAGTGAACGCCAATTATTAGATGATTGGTTTTATATGTACTTAGCTTTTACTGTTGCGAAAGACAGACTGAAAATTAGTTATTTACTAAGTGATGAAGAAGGGAAAGCAAAAATGCCTTCTCAATTGATTCATCGAATAGAAGAGCTATTCCCTGCAACCAAAAATCATATATTATTACAGGATCCAGAAGATGAATCGAATACAAGAAGGTTTGTATCCACTGAGTTGAAATCAAGGTCAGCATTAACCGCACAGTTAGCGAAGTTTCGAAAAGGATATCCGATTGATCCAATTTGGTGGGAAGTATATCAATGGTATGTAGAACATCATCCAAAAGGTGGAACAACACATCGAGTATTACAAGGACTCTACTATGAAAATAAACCTGAATCACTACAACGAGATACAGTTGAACAACTATATCCGAAGCGCATTCAAGCGAGTGTAAGTAGAATAGAAACATATTACAGATGCTCTTATCAACATTTTGCTAAATATAGCTTGAATTTAGAGGAGAGAAGGACGTACAAATTAGATGCTCCAGATATTGGACAACTGTTTCATGAGGCACTTAAGAAAATAACAGAATGGATTCATGCTGAGGGAAATGATTTTGCTACATTGACAAAAAGTCAATCGTCTAAATATGCAAACCGTGCTGTAACTGAGTTATCTCCTGTGCTCCAACATCAAATATTGCATAGTTCCAATCGCTATGCGTATATTCAGAAGAAACTAGAAGAAGTCATTGCTCGAGCAGCATTTGTATTAGGTGAGCAAGCAAGATTAAGCCATTTTTCTCCAGTTGGATTGGAATTAGGATTTGGTGATGGCAATAATCAAATTCCTTCACTATCTATGCAATTAGAGAATGGTTATGAACTTGTATTACGAGGGAGAATTGATCGGGTAGACAAAGCCGAACTCGAAAACAATTTATATTTACGGATTATTGATTATAAATCAAGCTCTAAAGGATTGGACTTAACGGAAGTATACTACGGTATTGCATTACAAATGCTCGCTTACTTAGATGTTGTATTAACTCATTCGGAGAAATGGTTAGGCCAACAGGCAGACCCAGCTGGAGTATTATATTTCCATGTTCACAATCCAATGATCTCTGCTAAAGGTAGTATGACAGAAGCTGATATTGAAGAAGAATTATTTAAACAATATAAAATGCAAGGCTTACTTTTATCCAATGAAGAGATAGTGAAGATGATGGATTCATCATTAGAAACAGGTTCCAGTCAAATTATCCCGGCAGCATTAAAGAAAAATGGAGGATTCTATAGTTACTCTAAGATTGCAGATCAATCCACTTTTGAGACATTGCAAAAACACATTCATCAGTTGTTGAAATCGGCTGGAATCGATTTAACCAATGGTTTTGTTGATGTAAATCCTTATCAACATAAGCAACAGAAGGCATGCACCTATTGTCCATTTCATTCTGTGTGCCAATTTGATCCAGTATTAGAAGAAAATAATTATCGTAAGTTTGCGGATATAAAAGAGAATGATTTACTGCAATTGTTTGAGAGAGAGGGTGAAAATAATGGTTAA
- a CDS encoding competence protein ComK, with protein sequence MKKEFLEITPFTLAIVSEQDENGRYIAKVLEEETEYVLEAKPTNVIDYACKYFGASLKGRQEGTREISGITHKAPITIDPASGMYFFPTKSPSNANCSWIAHSHIKEVRRGDEGTTSVLFKNGSKISLDISHGSLINQLQRTAQIRFLLDDRIKRWRKPPRSEDDKDS encoded by the coding sequence ATGAAAAAGGAATTTTTAGAAATAACGCCATTTACGTTGGCGATTGTATCAGAGCAAGATGAAAATGGAAGGTACATTGCGAAAGTATTGGAAGAGGAAACGGAATATGTTTTGGAAGCGAAACCTACCAATGTCATTGATTATGCTTGCAAGTATTTTGGTGCTAGCTTGAAAGGACGTCAGGAGGGGACTAGAGAAATTAGCGGAATAACACATAAAGCACCAATTACAATTGATCCAGCAAGTGGAATGTATTTCTTTCCAACTAAGTCTCCTAGTAATGCGAACTGTTCTTGGATTGCACATAGTCATATTAAAGAAGTACGTAGAGGAGATGAAGGGACTACCAGTGTATTGTTTAAAAATGGCTCAAAAATTTCACTTGATATCTCCCATGGTTCTTTAATCAATCAACTACAACGTACTGCTCAAATAAGATTTCTTTTAGACGATCGAATTAAACGTTGGAGGAAGCCTCCTCGTTCTGAAGACGATAAAGACTCTTAA
- the lepB gene encoding signal peptidase I: MKKFNIRRVLLLLLLLIGIAVILRTTLFANYVVDGKSMEPTLFDGNLLMVNKFVYELSDVNRFDVIVFRASKEEDYVKRVIGIPGDRVEYKHDKLYINGEFIEERFLESYKEASSVEKFTNDFTLQQITGEIEVPKGNLFVLGDNRQDSLDSRSFGFISNDQIVGKVDITYWPLTEKVNK; encoded by the coding sequence GTGAAAAAATTCAATATTCGAAGAGTATTGTTACTTTTACTTCTCTTGATTGGGATTGCAGTTATTTTAAGAACAACTCTATTTGCCAATTATGTTGTAGATGGGAAGTCGATGGAACCTACACTATTTGACGGAAATTTATTGATGGTGAATAAATTTGTATATGAATTATCGGATGTAAATCGATTTGATGTTATTGTTTTTCGGGCTTCTAAAGAGGAAGACTATGTTAAACGTGTTATTGGAATACCTGGAGATAGGGTGGAGTATAAACATGATAAGCTTTATATTAATGGAGAATTTATTGAAGAAAGATTTTTAGAATCTTATAAGGAAGCAAGTTCGGTTGAAAAATTTACCAATGATTTTACGCTCCAACAAATTACTGGAGAAATTGAAGTTCCTAAGGGGAATTTATTTGTACTAGGAGACAATCGACAAGATAGCCTAGATAGTCGATCGTTCGGATTTATATCCAATGATCAAATTGTAGGAAAGGTTGATATAACGTATTGGCCATTGACAGAGAAAGTAAATAAATAA
- a CDS encoding fatty acid--CoA ligase family protein, producing MNITDKLALTARENPTKTAYIFADKKTTYGELEGMVQKFADGLQKLGFRQGDHIALVLGNSPYYVIGLHGALRLGLTVIPMNPLYTPSEMAYMLKDGDVKGIITMDILMDKFIPIVDDLSTLEYIVNCESGKEVPGSIKKEQLPTSILRFQEVIANGQLPFTGPKLVEEDLAVILYTSGTTGKPKGAMLTHKNLYSNAQDVANYLHISQDDRVIAALPMFHVFCLTVSLNAPLLNGGTIIILPQFSPTEVFRVASDYQATVFAGVPTMYNYLLQSAKDNVDSFSSLRLCISGGAAMPVSLLESFEQAFNVKVSEGYGLSEAAPVTCFNPLDRPRKAGSIGQNIVNVINKVVDETGNELPPGEVGELVVQGPNVMKGYYKMVDETAATIRDGWLYTGDMARMDEDGYFYIVDRKKDMILVGGYNVYPREVEEVFYSNPSVVEVAVIGVPDPQTGEAVIAYVVVDNPDVKEIDLIEFSKQHLAKYKVPQSIYFLDELPKNTTGKILRKSLKEQVTNS from the coding sequence TTGAATATTACAGATAAGTTGGCACTAACTGCTAGGGAAAATCCAACAAAAACTGCATATATTTTTGCAGATAAGAAAACAACCTATGGTGAGTTAGAGGGCATGGTTCAAAAGTTTGCAGATGGTCTCCAAAAATTAGGATTCAGACAAGGCGATCATATCGCATTAGTATTAGGGAATAGTCCATATTACGTCATAGGATTGCATGGGGCATTGAGATTAGGATTAACTGTAATTCCAATGAATCCTTTATATACACCTAGTGAAATGGCTTATATGTTAAAAGATGGTGATGTAAAAGGAATTATTACAATGGATATTCTTATGGATAAATTTATTCCAATTGTTGATGATCTATCTACTCTAGAATATATTGTTAATTGTGAAAGTGGAAAAGAAGTTCCAGGATCTATTAAAAAAGAACAATTACCAACAAGTATATTACGTTTTCAAGAAGTAATTGCTAATGGTCAATTGCCTTTCACTGGTCCAAAATTAGTTGAAGAGGATTTAGCTGTTATCTTGTATACCTCAGGTACAACCGGAAAACCAAAAGGGGCAATGCTTACGCATAAAAACCTATACTCTAACGCACAAGATGTCGCTAATTATTTACATATTAGTCAAGATGACCGGGTAATTGCTGCCTTGCCAATGTTTCATGTTTTTTGCTTGACTGTATCATTAAATGCACCGCTGTTAAATGGAGGGACAATCATTATTTTACCTCAGTTCTCGCCAACAGAAGTATTCCGTGTAGCTAGTGACTATCAAGCAACAGTATTTGCAGGCGTTCCAACGATGTATAATTATTTACTACAAAGTGCAAAAGATAATGTGGATAGTTTTTCCTCTTTACGTTTATGTATTTCTGGAGGTGCAGCTATGCCGGTATCTTTACTAGAATCATTTGAGCAAGCTTTTAATGTAAAGGTTTCTGAAGGCTATGGGTTATCTGAAGCTGCTCCTGTAACGTGTTTTAATCCTTTAGATCGTCCGAGAAAAGCAGGTTCAATCGGCCAAAATATTGTAAATGTTATAAATAAAGTGGTTGATGAAACGGGTAATGAATTACCACCAGGTGAAGTAGGTGAATTAGTAGTTCAAGGGCCAAATGTGATGAAAGGTTATTATAAAATGGTAGACGAAACAGCTGCAACAATACGTGATGGTTGGCTCTATACAGGAGATATGGCAAGAATGGATGAAGACGGATATTTTTATATTGTTGATCGTAAAAAAGATATGATTTTAGTTGGTGGTTATAATGTTTATCCTAGGGAAGTAGAAGAAGTCTTTTATTCTAATCCTTCTGTTGTGGAAGTTGCTGTCATTGGAGTTCCAGACCCTCAAACAGGTGAGGCAGTTATTGCGTATGTTGTTGTTGATAATCCGGATGTGAAAGAAATAGATTTAATTGAGTTTAGTAAACAACATTTAGCCAAATATAAAGTTCCTCAATCGATTTATTTTCTTGATGAGCTTCCGAAAAATACGACAGGGAAAATTTTACGAAAGAGTCTTAAAGAACAAGTTACAAATTCATAG